The Exiguobacterium aurantiacum DSM 6208 genome includes a window with the following:
- a CDS encoding cytochrome c biogenesis CcdA family protein, whose amino-acid sequence MEVTLWLAFGAGVLSFLSPCTLPLYPVFLSYITGVSVSDLKNEGLRQRKAWFHTFAFLFGFSIVFLVLGLSTSLIADVFIQYKDSLRMFGAILIFVFGVFLAGIWQPSFMMREKKLSLGERKSGYFGTVLIGIGFAAGWTPCTGPILAGVIALAASNPSQGMGYMLAYVIGFAIPFLVMAGFVGKIKYLAKNSGKVAKFGGYLMMAFGVLLYFDGMNRFAAWMSELVGFTGF is encoded by the coding sequence ATGGAAGTCACACTTTGGCTCGCCTTCGGGGCGGGCGTCTTATCATTTTTATCTCCGTGTACGTTACCGCTCTATCCCGTCTTTTTGTCATATATCACAGGGGTATCGGTCTCTGACTTGAAAAACGAAGGGTTGCGTCAGCGGAAAGCTTGGTTTCATACGTTTGCTTTCTTATTCGGTTTCTCGATCGTGTTTCTCGTCCTCGGACTATCGACCTCGCTCATCGCTGACGTCTTCATCCAGTATAAAGATAGTCTGCGCATGTTCGGTGCCATCCTCATCTTCGTGTTCGGCGTCTTCTTGGCAGGGATTTGGCAACCGAGCTTCATGATGCGTGAGAAGAAACTCTCGCTCGGTGAACGGAAGAGCGGCTACTTCGGTACGGTTTTGATCGGGATTGGTTTTGCTGCCGGTTGGACACCTTGTACGGGACCGATTCTCGCTGGGGTGATTGCGCTCGCCGCATCGAACCCGAGTCAAGGGATGGGCTATATGCTCGCTTATGTCATCGGATTCGCGATCCCGTTTCTCGTCATGGCCGGATTTGTCGGGAAAATCAAGTATTTGGCGAAAAACAGCGGAAAAGTCGCGAAATTCGGTGGTTACTTGATGATGGCGTTCGGCGTATTGTTATATTTTGATGGGATGAACCGATTCGCTGCTTGGATGAGCGAACTCGTCGGATTCACCGGATTTTAA
- a CDS encoding CcdC family protein yields the protein MSIFWGSTIVALLMGVVASFVRVKASARPTNAKKILIPPLAMSTGMLQFLVPAFRLTWLEVGEALLVGLIFSVFLIKTSNFEKRNGEVYLSRSKAFFIVVFVLLAIRTAMKAFIGAEVNIFATGGLFYLIAWGMIVPWRIAMYQKYKQIMAT from the coding sequence ATGTCGATATTTTGGGGATCGACCATCGTCGCGCTGTTGATGGGGGTTGTCGCGAGTTTCGTTCGCGTCAAAGCCTCCGCACGTCCGACGAACGCCAAGAAGATTTTAATACCCCCGCTCGCGATGTCGACGGGGATGCTCCAATTTCTCGTACCGGCCTTTCGCCTAACGTGGCTCGAAGTCGGGGAGGCGCTTCTCGTCGGTTTGATTTTTAGTGTGTTTCTCATCAAAACGTCAAACTTCGAGAAGCGGAACGGGGAAGTGTATCTGTCCCGCTCGAAAGCCTTCTTCATCGTCGTCTTCGTCTTGCTCGCCATCCGGACCGCGATGAAGGCGTTCATCGGGGCGGAAGTAAACATCTTTGCGACGGGCGGACTGTTTTACTTAATCGCCTGGGGCATGATTGTCCCGTGGCGAATCGCGATGTATCAAAAGTACAAACAGATCATGGCCACATGA